The Myotis daubentonii chromosome 1, mMyoDau2.1, whole genome shotgun sequence genome includes the window ACTCTAGTCCCAAGAGCTGTGCTCTATACTCTCCAAAAATATCTCTTGGGAGATAACACAAAATTTAAGTCCTCacaatagtgattttattaaattAGTTGCTTTATAAAACATTGCAGATGTCATAATTGTTAACATAACAATTTACCAAACTAGTTAACTGGTGCAGCTTGCTAGCATGTTttataaaggaaaggaaatgccAAAACCCTGTTTAAAGTTATTCCATTGCAGCCCAGAAGAACAAAGGAGATTTGTTCCTCAGACACTCCAATCACGCAAATAAAGCAGATAGGGTTTCCCTCCCCCATCTGAAGCAATTCATCAGTAGAACAGTCTGATAGACAGTATGCACTCAAGAGATTTCACAACTTGTAATACAATAACGGAGAGGTTTACCTTCTTCAGCTTCAAAGTGGAGGGTTTTGGTCAATTTTTAAGTATCAGACTAGTAGTTTTCAGCCGCCGTATCTTCACTCTGACAAAAGCAGTCTTCTTCACAATGTATGTTTAATATCCTCACGCTCAATTTTAAGACAAAGCAATTTTAATACTAGGTGCACATCACATGCCCTTGCTGCAAACTGCTTTTCTTGACAAGTTATGAAGTAGTTCAAGGAGGTATGGTTAAGGCTGTATTACTGAATGGTGCTGGTCAATACTACACAATTTCTTGTCATGTTGCAACCTTTGTTTCCAATTTAGTGACTGCTGCTATAGAATCAGATAGCAACAATGACAACATTAttaagtttgtgtgttttttaaaactatgatttAGTAGCAATTGAGGTTCCCAATTTTAACCCCTTGGCAGCGAGATCCAAGTTCCCTCATTTGCACATTAGCACCTAAGTGTCAAGGGGTTAAGTAACCAGCACAAAAGATACTGCACTTCTGATTGTAGCATTTGGCAGAACTGAAAGGAAAGGAAGTTGTGCTACATGTTGAAGGGATTGTGGGCAACAGAAAGAAGACACCAGAGAAGATAAAATGTCACATGAAATCTTCAAAGTCTTGTACATATCCTCCATCATAACCACCATAATCTGCCAGATCGTCTTTCATGGTGGCCTTTAATCCCCCTCCAGGAACCacacctttcttcttctttttggctTTGCTTTGCTAAAGATAAAAGAGAGTCAATTCATGAGACTTGATCTACCAAGTGTTTCTTATCTGGTATAGCAATCCTCAAAGAGACACCAAAGCCTCTGGTCACAGAAAAACTTCAGTTCTTTAAGGGAGATTCCCAGACAACCCAGGACAATTTCTACTATTAATTCAGAAACCAAGACTGTGAACATgtttgtttggaaaaaaaaaaaaaagtaaaagtcactcacactcacactgtTCTATTCCAATTTAAATGGTATTGGTAACCTTTAAGTTTTCCAGGCTTGTTAAGAATGTTATGCCTGCACCACTATCCTAATGAAATACACATTGCCCCACACAGCTTGCTCTTACCTTTTCTTGCTTCTGTTTCTCACTACAAAGCACAGTCAGTGAATTGGTGATCTTTTTCAAGTCATCAATTTCcactataaaagaaaaagtatgccactaatttttaatcatttttgggagtaaggcaaaatatacattcttccccATGTGCTATGAAAAATCTAATTTTTCTATCATTAACTTCAGTATCTTTGAAAAGGTTGTAATTCTCCTGTTTGACATACGGCCAGGCATACAAATCAGAactattaaaaactagaggcccagtgcacgaatttgtgcagcagtggggtcccttgacctgtgggatcgggccaaaccCAGCTCTGCAACATCCCCCTAGggttcctggattgcaagagggcacaggcccggccaagggaccccactggtgcgcaatcagggtcagggagagatgcaggaggttagccagccaaggagagaccgtgggagggctccagggcgtgtccagcccatcttcctcagtcccgattggccggaccccagcagcaaactaacctaccagttggagtgtctcctccctggtggtcagtgtacatcagaGCGatcggttgagtggccttagcatatcattagcatattacactttgactggttgaacagctgaccggacacttagcatattaggcttttattacatagacgaggggcccggtgcacaaaatttgtgcacaggtagggtccctaggcctggccctgccccctgccaccagtcgccttcctctgcagggcaattgggggaggggggggtccccactggcacctgccttggctgggctGGCACTGCCCatttgctggccccaccccccacctccctctgcaggctgactggtagggcgatcaggggtgtgggggggagggcccccagctcgcacccaccttggctggccaggggcctaGGGGAaactcctgcgttgagtatctgtcccctgtggtcagtgtgcatcatagcaactggtcgttctgccattgagtcaatttccatattaggcttttattatataggagatatatgtgagtgtgtgtgtgtgtagccagtGTCTGtgacgaccaaatgaccagtcaccatgagatGGTCCCTCCCCCAACTCAACCTCCCACCCAtgagcaggcagggcaggactaCGGACTGGCAAACAGGcagaatggctgacctcttggtcccttcccctggcccgcAGGCTCCGATGGATTAGAGATGGTGAACGGGGGAATCGGGGTGGGTAGCGGGAGGACCGGGCTGGCTGTCAGGccgttgggatcaccagctcatccccggcTGCTTGGAGGCTCAGGCCTGCATAAAAGCAGGCGCTGGTGACTTCACCTCCATGCACATGCGCCGGGCCAGCCGCTGAGGGAACACGCTGCCCGCTCAGGCCTGGGCGGGTAGGTCGTGGGTGTGCCCCACAGCTTCCATCAGGACCTCAAGCCCCAGCAGCGGCGGTGGCACCCGCGTGAGCGGCCCCAAGTGGGCAGCGTGTTCTATCAGCCGCCAGCCCAGCGCACGCACATGGAGGTGAAGTCGCCAGCGCCTGCTTTtccacaggcctgagcccctgaGCAGCCGGGGATGAGCTGGTGTTCCCAACAGCCTGACCGCCCGGTAGCGGAGGTGGTGTTCGGCCTTGGGACTGCTAAACGGGCAgaaaatggccctgatcacaggagGCTAGGCCCTAGGACCCTACCTGCATGATTTTGTGtgtggggcctctagtatagaataaaatGGCAAACTCAGCaacaaaaatttatctttataatgACCTGTTATCACCAAGACACCAATGCTAACCAAAGAGAGAAACTAAGTGTCTTTACAGCTCAGTGTTCCCTCCTGTTCTCCTTTCCCCACCAAACATACAGATAACCATGCCCTTCCATAATATCCTTGATGCTCAGTGAATGAACAtggaataataattattaaaccTTCAGATGACAACTCCCCACCTCCTGGAGTCTCCATTTTCTAACACAGGAACTAGAATGAAAGTAGTAGCTATCTCAGAAATCTGTGTCCTACCAGGAGACAACATCTTTTAGTGAACAACAACATATCCTcctatctttataaaaatattaagctgAAAACAATTTTTAGCTACCAAAAAAGTAACTAGTTTTGATTAGGGAGCTCCTTCAAAACAGGAAAAATAGTATATGCAGAAAACACCAACTCTGGGGATATAATAACTCATCAAATAACCCCCAACTTAGTAATAATTTCTCAAAACCCAATTTAAAATCCATTATGTAAAATTCCTTTTCCTCaatcttaaaaacaataaatactaGCAAAACCCGTCCCTTACTGTATTGGTGCTGCACCACCCCTGGTTgtcactcccacacccagcctctgAAATGCGGGACTGAGTCCTCTCTCAGGGCACAGCACCACACCCGTGGGCCCAGAGAATAGGTGCTAGCTCTGTTGAGCAACTTGCACCTGTCACAGgcttcttcatttataaaaggaATTTACAATTGCTGTGATCTCAGCTCTAAAATCTTATATGCCCAGAGAGCATTTTCCCCAAAAGACACTTCCTAGCCCCTTTCAAGATATTAGATAAAAGAATAAGCTAGTGCTGTATTAGCTGCTGTGGCAACAAATCTCAGATGTCTCCTTGGGAAACCATTGTAAAAACATTAAGAAGGCAGCCTCAAAAAGGAACAAAACCATTCAACCTAATTGCATGTTTGCAGAACACCATTCTCATAGTAACTACTAAAAAGTAAATACTAAGTCTGTATATTATAGcattcctcctcccagccctgcaaaAAGTCAACCTCCATCTTCTTGAGTGCGCCCTTACTAAAATCCACGTGCAGGGGCTAGAGATTAGAATTACTTACATGAAATACACACATCTCGAACTAAGGCTTCTAAAAAACTGGCATAATATAATGACTTTTCATATTGtgtaattttatcttttagtAGCTTTCCAAACTCTGTGAAGTCCTCTCTCGAAGATGGGTTCATAGCATCTATTCCAAAAACTGTATTAGTAACACCTGTAATAGAAAGGGAGCACTGCAAATAtcagaaagatatttttaaagtttataaaccAATTAGACACCTGAACAACCCTGCTACGTCATTCTAAAGCAGAAATTCTTAACCTGGGACCTTGAACAGAATTCAAGGGGCCTGTGAATttggatgagaaaaaaattatagcttTTGTTTTTACTAACCTCTAGTTTCCTTCCATTTTGATTACCGGCAACAAATCACAGATGCAAAACCTGACTGTTACCAACAGAGATCAGATACTTTCCTTTCACATTACAGTTGTCTCAGATATCTTGAAACATTATTCAgtcattattactttaaaattacaTTACTTATTAGACCTGCTCTAGGTCTTACTCAATACATCAAAGAACCATGTAATTATTGTAtcaaaagttattttaatattttgatagctatttcaatatttatttcaaaagatttattttgtaagtaaagtcctgtgtgttttgttttatgcatttaaaacatCAGATTAAAAAGGGGCCCACGGGCTTTGGCAGACTGCCATGCCAAAGGAGTCCCTAGCACAAAAGAATGCtcttaaggcaggggtgggcaaactttttgactcgagggccacaatgggttcttaaactggaccggagggccggaacaaaagcatggatggagtgtttgtgtgaactaatataaattcaaagtaaacatcattacataaaagggtacggtcttttttttttttttttttttagttttattcatttcaaacgggctgtagtttgcccaaggctgtcTTAAGGTATCTGTCCAAGAACAGCCCGGAGTGAAGTGGGGAGAGAAGGAATAAAGCAAAGAAAACGATGGTTTCTGTCAAAGTATCCAGCTAACTAACTCTAGAAGCTAAGCAGGAGCAAACCATGTGTTAAATCccaatagaaaaattaatatgtCGGTACACTTTTTTGTCCTCAGTAGTCTAAATTAGTTGTTAACAATGCCACTGATTCagtattttaatatgaaaaacaCAACACTGAAATCCTATTAACCAAATAATGACTGTATGTATGCATGTTTTGGCCTTTTAATCTGTAATTGGTGTCCTATATTAGGATTTATGGGTACCACATAAACCCTTCTCTTTAATAAACACATGGGCAGCTTTTACCATCCTTGAAGACACAAGAGAATGGCTGAGTGCCCTCTGTGATGAGATGAGTGCAGTTAAGACATTGCGAGCACATTCCAGCAGACAGGAGCATCTCTTGAAAGATAAGGTCACACTTCCCATAAAAAGGAAATGACTACTATAGTCAGCCTGCTtgattgttttaaagaaaaggaatgagGGGAAAACTAGATTGTTTTTGGCTCTAGGTTTCGATTTCCAGTTATTTAACTGTTTCAATATGATCTTCTACTCTACAAAGTACTCAATAGCTGACAACAATAAACTTGGTTAAAATGAGAGCTTTTACTTTCTCTGGGCATGTTCCTTCCTTTTACCCTCTGTGCCATGTAACTATCCTCCTGGGACACTCtgaactgatttttttacaggacCTTGAACATGTCTTTTATCTCATGCACTAACCATAGCTGCAGGTATGGCACACAGAATGGAAGCCGTCtgcagcggtcctcaacctgtgggtcgcgaccctgaaaatacatcctgcatatcagatatttacattacgattcgtaactgtagcaaaattacagttatgaagtagcaacgaaaataattttatggttgggggtcaccacaacatgagggactatattaaagggtcgcggcattaggaaggttgagaaccactggtagagatAGGGCATGGTGAGGGCCAAGAAGGGTTGCAGAAAGAAAATACTCTGAGCACAAAAAGGCACAATCAAAGTGGAATACCACCCTCTCACCACCACCTCTCTCTCCCAGCACTAGCATGCAATACTAAGTCTTATTCAAACTTAATTAAAACAACAGGACAGCCCTACAGGTAGTTTGGTATTTAAATCTCAAAGCTACAGACCTCACATTCCATCCAAATTTCACACCGTTGATAAATACATTTTACAAAGTGGTAGACTTTATTTGGGTCCAATGACTTTTTAACTTAATAATCTTTTATTTggcctggctggtattgctcagtggttaaacatcaacccatgaaccaagaggttgccggctcaattcccggtcagggcacatgcttgggttgtgggcttgatccctggtggggtgcgtgcaggaagcaggagatcaatgcttctctctcactgatgtttttatctctctcccttcctctctaaaaaaatcaactgaaaacatagtttagaaaaatatatttcatttaatactcaAAACATAATTATTCAAAAATCTAAATATGTGTCTCACTCCACCATAATTCATTTGAAACCTCAaatataaagagaataaaaactgCTAATACCTAAAGTAGCCAGTAATATGTTTCTTCAAAAAAGATGTTTTCTAAACTTTCATAACTACCAAGATTTTCACAATAATTACTTGAAACCTCAGTATCTCCCACTTACCAAAAGTTTCTTTTGCTAATTCAAGGTCTGCTTCTTCCTGTAATTTCTTTAGCCGCAGTTTATCTGCTAATTGTTCTTCTGGTGTTAGTACTTTTGTTTCTTCAGGTTCTTCTAACTAAAATGATACAGAAGTGAAGTTTTAAAAGGGCTGGAATCATGATAGGTGGACCCAGTACATCTATTTTCTATGAATTTTTTTATAAGCACATGTAATCATAAATAATAGCAAACACTTAAAAGTATATACATACTGTATTTTGGCATTCTTCTAAACATTTTAGATATTCTTATCCTAAtattagaggggaaaaaactgaggcacagagaggttaagcaacttgcccatgGTAACAGGTTAACACAGCTTGTAATGGGAAAGAGCTAAGATTCGAATCCAGGAAGACTGAGCTTATTTCtacaaccttttttaaaaataaagaattgagccctagctggtttggctgtgGATAGGATCCTGGGTtta containing:
- the EIF3J gene encoding eukaryotic translation initiation factor 3 subunit J isoform X7 yields the protein MAAAAAAGDSDSWDADTFSVEDPVRKVGAGGTAGGDRWEGEDEDEDVKDNWDDEEEEKKEEAEVKPVKISEKKKITEKIKEKERQQKKRQEEIKKRLEEPEETKVLTPEEQLADKLRLKKLQEEADLELAKETFGVTNTVFGIDAMNPSSREDFTEFGKLLKDKITQYEKSLYYASFLEALVRDVCISLEIDDLKKITNSLTVLCSEKQKQEKQSKAKKKKKGVVPGGGLKATMKDDLADYGGYDGGYVQDFEDFM
- the EIF3J gene encoding eukaryotic translation initiation factor 3 subunit J isoform X8: MAAAAAAGDSDSWDADTFSVEDPVRKVGAGGTAGGDRWEGEDEDEDVKDNWDDEEEEKKEEAEVKPEVKISEKKKITEKIKEKERQQKKRQEEIKKRLEEPEETKVLTPEEQLADKLRLKKLQEEADLELAKETFVEIDDLKKITNSLTVLCSEKQKQEKQSKAKKKKKGVVPGGGLKATMKDDLADYGGYDGGYVQDFEDFM